A genomic window from Nicotiana sylvestris chromosome 11, ASM39365v2, whole genome shotgun sequence includes:
- the LOC138881280 gene encoding uncharacterized protein: protein MMKKNADSNAQLTSYNTSIQNLEVQLGQILRSLNTRPKEALPSDTEVNPNGGNNTGRAMAVTTRSCRGSEASTSKQKEVVSDEVEVQNDDFPIVDEQVSEENLDVEVRIDIHDNEMETQNDVNPSREHVIDITKMVMPKAKAPLPRPPLPYPQRLAKQKNENQFKKFIEMIKSFSINVPLVEAVEKMPGYAKFMKDLVTKKRSMDCDTIKKTHQVSAIMHSMAPKLEDPGALTIPCTIESADFAKALCDLGASINFMPYSVFKTLGIGQPRATSMRLQMADITMKRLLGIIDDVLVRVDKFILPADFVILDCDVDYEVPIILGRPFLATRKTLVDVELGKLTFQVDDEKVVFHVCKSMRLPNSTKVFSFVDLVTEVIVDDTRAMINVKDPLEAVLLTIM, encoded by the coding sequence atgatgaagaaaaatgcTGATTCCAATGCCCAGTTGACATCCTATAATACTTCTATCCAGAACTTGGAGGTCCAACTTGGCCAGATTTTGCGATCTTTGAACACTCGCCCTAAGGAGGCACTACCTAGTGACACAGAAGTAAACCCGAATGGCGGGAACAATACTGGCCGTGCAATGGCAGTGACCACAAGGAGCTGTAGAGGTAGTGAAGCAAgtacctccaagcaaaaggaagttgtgagtgatgaggttgaagtgcaaaatgatgattttccaatagttgatgagcaagtgagtgaagagaatTTGGATGTtgaggtgagaattgatattcatgaCAATGAGATGgagactcaaaatgatgtgaacccgtctagggaacacgtgatagacATAACAAAAATGGtaatgcctaaagccaaggctcctttgccaaggcctcctctgccttaccctcaaagacttgcgaaacaaaagaatgaaaaccagttcaagaagtttattgagatgatAAAAAGCTTTTCGATCAATGTACCCTTGGTGGAAGCTGTTGAGAAAATGCCGGGAtatgccaagtttatgaaagacttggtgactaaaAAGAGATCTATGGATTGTGATACCATTAAAaagactcatcaagtgagtgcaattatgcattcgatggctccaaagcttgaagatcccggtgctttaaCCATTCCATGTACTATTGAGAGTGCGGATTTCGCAAAGGccttgtgtgatttgggagcaagtataAATTTTATGCCTTACTCCGTATTCAAAACattgggtattggtcaaccgagagctacttcaatgagattgcaaatggcggatataacaatgaaaaggctacttggtattattgatgatgttcttgtccgggttgACAAATTTATTTTGCCTGCGGATTTTGTGATTCTCGACTGCGATGTCGACTATGAGGTGCCTATAATATTGGGAAGGCCTTTCCTAGCAACAAGGAAgacattggttgatgtggaaCTAGGGAAGCTCACCTTCCAGGTGGATGATGAAAAAGTTGTCTTCCACGTGTGCAAATCGATGAGGCTACCGAATAGTACTAAAGTTttctcttttgtggatcttgtgacggaagtgatagttgatgacacgAGAGCCATGATCAATGTGAAGGATCCTTTGGAAGCTGTATTGTTGACCATTATGTAA